The following are encoded in a window of Brevibacillus sp. DP1.3A genomic DNA:
- a CDS encoding DUF58 domain-containing protein yields MTTSSKRRWRLFQFLADFLADRFVLPSKRLLVAVLLGTPIAIVGFLLEIGYSTFFLYNGLLLIASILDWMTIPKRRDLSIQRILPEQTDIGQSFSIELELANRSGQSVAYSIVDDLPLSFEEAGPVTGVMEQPLTNISFETRGKERGEYVFRWLYMRWHGKLGLWYRQSRFACEQTIKVYPDLSAVRGYLASLQESLIVDGKKIMRRAKAGTEFHAIRDYVPDDDPRMINWSASARSRRLMTNQYRPEHGKVITILVDCGRLMGVELDNQTRLDRSLESALTLAAVALRQGDQVALLAYSHEIKTYIPPGRGLRHLHTLLEATYNLTSDFVEADPAKALEFLNRQQKRRSLVVLFSDMENYLVEDQLSNYLWRMRRSHLLLLLSLADPLLHEWSHIDTSNSSLAFTKAVAQRFQLDRRAFQQKMIGAGIQVLDVPADQLTLTVINTYLDIKSREAL; encoded by the coding sequence GTGACCACATCATCGAAGAGACGCTGGCGGCTATTCCAGTTCCTCGCTGATTTTTTGGCAGACCGTTTTGTCTTGCCATCCAAGCGACTGCTCGTGGCAGTTTTGCTAGGCACACCCATCGCGATCGTCGGATTTCTACTGGAGATTGGCTATTCGACATTCTTTTTGTACAACGGTTTACTCCTGATCGCTAGCATCTTGGATTGGATGACCATCCCCAAACGCAGAGACTTGTCGATCCAGCGAATCTTGCCTGAGCAGACGGATATCGGACAATCGTTTTCGATCGAGCTTGAGCTGGCGAACAGAAGTGGGCAATCCGTTGCGTACTCCATCGTGGACGATCTTCCACTGTCATTTGAAGAAGCTGGACCGGTCACAGGTGTGATGGAGCAACCCTTAACTAACATAAGTTTTGAAACAAGAGGAAAAGAACGCGGAGAGTACGTGTTCCGCTGGCTTTACATGCGGTGGCATGGCAAACTTGGCTTGTGGTATCGCCAAAGCCGCTTTGCGTGTGAACAAACGATCAAGGTATATCCCGACCTTTCAGCCGTTCGTGGTTACTTGGCTTCGTTGCAGGAGAGCCTGATCGTCGACGGGAAAAAAATCATGCGCAGGGCAAAAGCTGGGACGGAATTCCATGCGATCCGCGATTACGTGCCTGACGATGATCCTCGGATGATTAACTGGTCTGCTTCAGCACGCTCCCGCCGTCTGATGACAAACCAATATCGACCAGAGCATGGCAAAGTGATTACCATACTGGTCGATTGCGGTAGGTTGATGGGTGTTGAGCTGGATAACCAGACGAGATTGGATCGATCACTGGAGTCTGCGCTCACGTTAGCGGCAGTGGCATTGCGTCAAGGAGATCAGGTAGCGCTACTAGCCTATTCGCATGAGATCAAGACGTACATACCTCCAGGTAGAGGGCTGCGCCACTTGCACACCCTTTTGGAGGCAACCTACAACCTGACGAGTGATTTTGTAGAGGCTGATCCGGCGAAGGCGCTTGAATTTTTGAATCGCCAGCAGAAGAGAAGGAGCTTGGTGGTTCTTTTTTCAGATATGGAAAACTACCTCGTCGAAGATCAGTTGAGCAATTATTTGTGGCGGATGCGCCGTTCGCATTTACTCTTGCTGCTGTCTTTGGCAGATCCGCTTCTGCATGAATGGAGTCATATAGACACGAGCAACAGCAGCTTGGCGTTTACGAAGGCGGTAGCTCAACGGTTCCAGCTCGATCGCAGGGCGTTTCAACAAAAAATGATCGGCGCGGGTATCCAGGTACTGGACGTTCCGGCCGATCAGTTGACGCTAACGGTTATCAATACTTATTTGGACATCAAATCAAGAGAAGCTTTGTGA